One Pangasianodon hypophthalmus isolate fPanHyp1 chromosome 7, fPanHyp1.pri, whole genome shotgun sequence genomic window, AATGTAGAGCACCACAGTCTGTATACTACATTATCAAACTTGCTATAATATTAAACTTAGTAGGTCAGAAATTCAAAGCTAGACACCACCATTAAGAATGAATGCTGgagaaaaatgttcatgtatTTGACAGCGATGAGAAAATAAGTACTctaaaattttatttcacattgtaCAGCACTAAGACCTAATAAATATTGTTGAACAAAatagaaacaattaaaatgGTCTTTAGTAGTACAAATATTTGTTAATATGTAAGATTAACAAATGTTAGAGCACTCACTTTCTGACTGTGGCAATATTGAGTCACATGATCATCCTAATGTCCGAACCATTACCTACTAACTAGAATACAATGgaatacatatatgtatatgtaagaAGGAAATATAGAAAAGcacatggaaaaaagaaaaacagcagaaagTTATCTATTACTCCTCTGCTTACACTTAGATAATGGTCTGATGAGTAGAGGCTCATCCATTTTACTTCATTAATTCACAATAATTCATGATTACACTCTTGGTGGAAATGACCACAGCCTTATATGGCcagcatataaataaaaatgtacaattttacaAGTGCAATCTGCTAAATAATGGACATATTACTAACATTCACAAATGCCTTCCATCCTCCTCTGCACTCAAATCATAAATACAAAAGTTGTTCCTTTATGCTAGATAAGAAAACTAAGagaatcaaataaaatgaatggtCTCTGTAATGGAACAAGTGCATTATTGTTTTATAATCTATTGAGACGATCATtaagaaaaacccaaaacactAAAACAATGTGGTCAATAGAAGGTTCCAAAATCTCCAGTACGGAATTGTAATTAATCTTCTGCACATTTGTCGGCGTTTTCTGTGCTGGCATTATACTACATGGTCATTTGTAGACTTTGTATAAATGGTGTGCTCTCAGACTCATCATTACGTTACTCAATCTAAACATTATCAAAGTTCCTCCAAGCTAGCAAAACTGCAAAATTGTTGAACATGATTAATGTGTAAAATGAAACTGACAATGCTAACTACACCATAATTCAAACAGAACTAAAGTGAACATCTGTATTCATTCCCCTACCTCATACCATTTCCCCACTGATACCGTTCATCATTTTGTCCCGGCAATTCAACACTTCTTTCACAGATTAAAAGGTACAACATGAAGTGCTTTGATTGTTTCCTTGATGTCATTTGGTTCTGACATCCTGCAGAACACATGGCTGACTCACATGGTTTATAATAATGTCCACAGTCTAATTACTGTAGGAAAGAAAACAGCATCCATCACTCACCACTGTCTTGAAActactgtttgttttgtttgttttcatcaaGCCCACACTGTACCTTTACAGTAAAAGTTAAAAGAAATCCGATGCATGAGAAGTAATGCCAAGATTTAAAGCATTAGACAAATGTAATTAACAGCCACAGAAGAATTTCAAACACATGATTCTGACAAAACCCCTGAACCCCATCTTGAATGACAAACATATTTTATGTGTTCAATTAACTTACTAACTTTTCCAGTTGACTGAATTCAAGAACATACTTCTTTGAAACCTGGAACATTAAAAGGCACCATAGCACTCAGAATTGTGAACATGCCAGCTCAGTATGTTTCCGGTATGACAAATTCAAACTCTGTCGTGTTCTCTACATTCATTTGGTTTGCGGGTCGCGGAGGAGGTCCGGGACGTGCATGAGCCCCTGGTCGATTGTGTGCATCGGGCTCGACAAAGATATCATCCCAGTTCAACATTTTGCTCTGGCTGGACTGGAGTTCCTGGTTTGCGAAGTGTGACCTGCCAGGGTTAACGTGATGCACAATCCCATCTTCATTAATGATCGGAATTCCCCCGGTCTCGCCTGAGACGAAAGAGTACGGCTTGAACTGCAGCGTTTTACACGGAAGTAAGCGGTACAAGTTATTGTCCGTGTCGtccttctccttccttcctgaGGGGTCTTGATTGTGCATTTGTTTGCAGTGTGATGACAACAATTGGTAGTTGAGGAACATTTCATtacacagtaaacactgatACCGTCTCTCCCCCGTGTGAGTGATCTCATGTTTGGTTCTGTATTCAGCCAGAGCAAATACTTTGTCGCAGTAACGACACGGGTACTTCCTCTcccatgagtgtgtgttaaagtgccGCCTGAGGCTTGTCAGGCAAACATAGGGGCGCTTGCACACAACGCACACATAAAAGGTCTTACCGTCCATAATAAGTTCATAATGATCCTCTTGATCCGCTTTACCTTTTTTCTTACCTCGAGGCGAGCTGGTGGTCAGATTGCTTGCACCGTGCACTGAGGTCTGTGATTTTCGTCCAGGGGAAGGTCGAGTTTCCCCTTCACCTGAGTACTCTTTCACAGGAACAATGTCATAGGTATTCTCCCCTATGTTGGCATAAACCTTGCATCCTGATGACAGTGAATCAATTTCTGAGGCTTTGTCTAATGTAATTGTCTTCTTGGTCAGAGCAGCATCTAGCCTAGTTCCATTATTAGTGCTGAAGGTTGGCCTCACATCTGACAGTCTGATTTTTCCTGGCCGATTTGGTGACTGCTCCAACAAAACCTTCTTCTTCTGAACTCCAAGCACTTCACTGGGTTCCAGGGGCAGAGTGGTATTCAGAGCGTCAGGAGTAAGACTGTTCACATCAGCTGGGGTAGAGGGTGCGCTCTGTGCGCTCTGTGATCTTGCATCAGAGACCATAACAGCATCACTGGTGTTTGGGGACATGGTGACAGCTGCAGGGATTGCATGGGCTTGTGGTTTGTCTTGGAATTTCTTTGGCACTTCACCTTCTGAAGGGAGCTTGCTTTCCTCATATTGAGCTTTTCCCCTTTCAGGATTCAGTTCTTCCTCATTTGTGCCTTTTTGTCTTTTAGGCTCTGGTCCTTCCTCCACATCCAAATCTATAACCTGAGATTGCTTCGTCTTCTGAGCTTTCGGCGCTTCCACCTCTGAGACAAAAAGAACATCATCGCTGTCTGGATCATCTCTGTCAACACTGCCACTTACCATTTTGAATTCCTCGGCCGATAAAGAGAATGATTCGGTGATGATTGGCATATTCTCCACTCCGGTTTCATTTTTCTCAGTGGCATTAACGTTGCTGGGATCTCCTTCTTTTGACAAGCCCGGTAGCCCCTTGACTTGTGAAAGTGGGGTCGCGAGATTGGCAATGAACTTGACTCCTAAGATCTGGCCTGCGCTGATAAGATCTTCAAGCTTGTCAGACCGAATTCGGTGGATTTTTGAGGTGTATATGTAATTCAGGACTTCTTCAAATATTTCTGCCTTGATAAAATTTAGCTCAATCACTTGTCCTGCAACTGAAAAAAGCTGCCGAAAGTAAGTGCTGGATGCTGATAGCATTGTCTTGTGTGCCCTGAACTTGCGGTCCTGTACAATTATGGTCACATCACAGAATAATCCATTGTTTCGCTGCTCACTGATGGCCTCCAGCAATGACACAGGAAACTGTGTGTCAGTTACAGATATCAGCTTTAATTTCGACATCCCTGCGAACACAGAGGTGGAAGCTTGGTCAGGACAGTAAAGTCAATCTTGCCtaaacaaatgatttattacAAGTAATATAAGGATATTTTATAGTATAATTTTTACATTATCTATAAACACCACCAGAGGAAGTATAAAACCTGTCGCTGGTGGTCTCTGTAGCCTGAGTAAACACTGTTTTTAATCAAAGACGCAGGCGATGCTATTGGTGGACTATAAAACATGTTCAAAAATGTAATGTCGgttaaaaagaaaggaatatGCTACTGTAAACTCTGGAAAACACCTTTATTATTCTACTTGTATAAACGAACACCCGCAGGGTCTAAACACAGCTAATGTAGAGCTtttagctaacaagctaaaCTGATGAGAAAGCACCAAAAAGGgacaaaagtaataaattacGTGCAATGCAAGTTTCAAGTCCAGTCGCTAAGCATTCAGGAAGTGCAGTATTAATACGCGGATATTTTCTACGCTTGGTGCAAATACGTCCGCGAAAGTATAAAATCACCAACTAATCCTGAAAggagtaaaaacaaaaatgaattggCTAGGTAGCTCCTGAATGCTCAATTCCTCTCTCCTGGTGCGGCGCCAGGTTGCGGCCTAAGACGCTAGCAAAGCTAACCTAGCTAGCAGGGTGTGAAATGCCAAGCTAGCTAGGTTGACTTAGCTGCTACATTTATTAATGGAAGAAAACATCACAagtgtataaaatatgtatcTTTAGCGATGCTTAATTGTGTACCTGCAGTGCGAAGCGTTTGTATCCAGGCTTCTGTTTTTGAAGTAATACAAAAAACAATGCCGGTTTGTGGCAGCAGACAACAAAAAGTCTGTTGTTGGAGCTGAAGGAAGGCTGCGACTCTCTGTATAACCAACAGGAGTCGCAAAACATCTCCCATCTGCCTGCTAAATCAACCTGCATGGAGTGAataatgatgatcagtgatgatATGCACATCTCTCCCATATCTGTCATGGTCATAAACGCGTTAAGTAACCTGTGCATTTGGTAAAAGTTACTTTGCCCGTGTTTTATCTACCTGAATGTGACAACCCAGTACTAGCCGTTGAGCCACGTGACCAAATATTCGCATCAGTTTCTCTGAAAACTAGTGCACCAGTACAATTTACCTTTATTGGACCTCATTGTAAAACTTTTCAATCCCATAGCGTGTTATGACACCCTCTTGACGCAACCACCCGCGTGCTTTTGTTTTCGAtgagggttgccaggtctgcgCGTAAAAGGCAACCCAGAAGCACTGCAGCAGTGTACAGAGCCTCCAGAAAGACTTCATGTATTAATGGTGGTAGTATCATCATGCTTTAGGGTTGCTTTTCAGTAGGAGGAGCTATCCAACAGGACAGGGAATCAAAGCACAGGGCAGAGActtaaaaactaatttaaaaaacaaaacaaaacaaggtcTGACTTGAATCCAACTGACAATCTATGGCATGACCTGAACATTGCTGTACACCAACATTCCCCATCTAATTTGGCAGAGTTGCTACAGAGTTGTTACTAGGCTACAtaaagtggatataaaaagactacacacccctgttaaaatggcaggttttcgtgatgaaaacatgaaaccaagataaatagTGTCAGAATTTTTTCACCTTCAATGTGgcattacaacatataaaaattatgtgaaaaacaatcagaaacataagtgttgcataagtgtgcacacccttttataaatggggatgtggctgtgttcagaattatcatacagctttcatcaattaaattattctgattaaccccaaataaagaccagctgtttctgtaggattttcttggcatcttcttggtttcatctgactgctgaagccgtGGTCTGCAAGAGCTTACAAAACCTGTACAGGGTCCCCCTGTcaaaaggtattgatcaggacagcagtataaaagaatttccaaaacattagatgtatcatggaacaccatgaaggccatcatcaacaagtggagaaaatgggctaccacagtgacattaccaagaacaggacgtccctccaaaatttacaaaaggacaagacaaaaccTTACCAAGAGACAAGAGACATTAAAGGAGTtgcagaaatatctgacaagtactgattactctctgcatgcaccaacaatctcttgtattcgtCACATATCTGGGCCATGGGGTAGGgaggctagatggaagccctttctcacaaaaaacatccaagctcaaataaatcaccccaaactatgtggcaaaatgtgtaatggtctgatgagaccaattccaaaggatataataattccataattccaaaaggtatgtttggcaccAAAAATTGCACATcgccaaaagaacaccatacccactgtgaagcatggtggtggcagcatcatgctttagggctgcttttcttcagccagaactggggcttttatcaaggtggaagGAATCATGATTAGCTACAAATatcagtcgattttagtgcaaaatattCAGgcatctgctagtaagctgaagatgaaaaagaatttaacctttcagcatgacaatgacccaaagcatacatccaaatcaacaaaggaatggcttaaccaaaagaagatcaatgtttttgaatggcctagccagagcccagacctgaattcaaaatctgtggggtgacttGAAGCgggctgtgtacaggagatgccctcactatttgatggatctaggatatttttggaagaaagcgtgggaaaatattgccaagtcaagatgtgccactctgatagactcttagcaataaagactgagtggtgtaatataatcaagagtttttatttttcttttttccctaaaaaattttcttattgtttttcactttatttgtacagTTTGCAATTTGGTATTAAAATACACATAACCATCCACACCTggtattttaatgttttgtgaaTGCCTGCCACTGACTAAACAAACATGTGACTGCCGTTCTGGGGTTGCCAAATCTATCAAAGGCAACCCAATGTCACTTTAAAACCAGACCAGATAGCAATTCTGTCCAAAATTTTCCTGACATTGCCTTCTGACGGTTGAAAAAATGCTGACTCAAAATCAGTATTTTCAAGGCTATCATGACCATCATTGCAAAATATGTTGTAATATTCAAATGTAACATGGGACAGTTATTCTTAGAAGCATTTATTATCTGGCCTgatgactgaaaatgaaaagttttgTTACTAAGCCCTTGCTGTGGAAGTGCTTGATAGGAAAAACATGACTTAATTCATGTGATATCATCTAACTTTATCAAACATGAAGTTGACCCCAAAAATCTTGAGGCAGGAAAAATGTCCCAAATTTCAGAATATGGTTTGGTTATTTGGGACAGCATGGCTCAGGTTAATTGGGTCTTAAAATGCAGCTGATGCATGAACTGATACCTGAAATACCCTACACGTATGGTTAAATGATACAGCAAATTTTATGTGccttaaattgtgttttttgtgaaacattttaataacagGAGAATAATGTAGACTAGGAAATATAGAATGTTACTTAGGCCTTCTACTGACTATGCTAAGATTTTAACTTAGTGTACTGTGTTCAAATTACTTTAGAGTAACAAATCATAAAATGTTACCTACTGTttagaagtgtttttttctattgtGGTATTTACTTCTTCTGTTCATTCTGATTAAGGTTCTATAAAGATTGGTTATGAATTTGCTAAATATTGAAGATTTTCTAAACccttttattgttgttattgctgtaaGAAATGACTTATAGAATGTCACTCAGGCCAATATCTTGTACTCAAATGTACTTACTCTGCTGTCTTGATACACTATTAGATCATGGTGATGATGAattttgagaaataaataacatgtaattGAGCATGTAAGCCTTAACCAATGGAAATACATCTCCAAAATTACCATTAAAATTCCTTTCAGGCAGTTGTGACAAAAAGATGAGCAAAACTGCAAAATGATCTTttttctaacacattcagcAGTCAACACTTTCAGTATTCCAGAAATGTACTGTATCATgggtattttgttttaataatagcaataaagTTTAGACAATGTGGAAATTCAAAAACTGTCCAAATATACCTGAATTcgtaaagaaaatgttttaacgAAGTAGTACAACCGCCATTTTCTTAAATAGATATTTCGCCAAAGTGCTAAAGCGGACTCATATTGTTACAGGTAATGTTGTAAATACATAACTGCTGTGAGAATGAGAAGACCAATTCACAGACAGACCAACAGTACAGTATATGATGGAATACAAAACAAGGAGCATGTTCACATACAGTATTGCTTCCGTTTAAAATACACCAGAGCTCTTAGTATGAAACATGCTTACAGCTAAAGTTAGCTACTTTAACGTTGGTGTTTCCTAACTACTCGTTCCGTACTATACAAGAAAGTGCTAGAGTCAGTGTCAAAAACTTTACTCTGATTCAGAATGCaaccattgttttgttttgtttttagcgAAAGCTACTTtaggcagaaaaaaacaggGGAAGTAAAGTATGACCATTTCCGCCGGAAGAACGCGCACCTAGCGACCCGCTGTAGGTGGCGCCATTACACATTCAGCACAACTCACGACATGGCGACGTAAATAACAGGTAGaccatattttttttgttagaaaagcGTTTATTTTAGATACACGGactagtgttttgttttttcacgtCTACGACACAGTGTGTTATCGCAGTCTGAACTGTAAATGACGTCTGAAGTCCATATTCGGTCGCTGTGAGGGTCTAAAGCAAAGGCTAGTTCCACTGAGGTACGGGGTTTACTGTTTCAGCGCACGCAGTAATGTAAATAAGGAGGAACTGTTTATCTCAGAAAGCAGCACTTTAAAGTGTGTACCTGAAAGAAAGCAACTGTTTAAACGCAGCTCAAAACAGCTGTTTAAGCGCTTAACAATGCCCGAGCTCAGTGGTAAATACTCGGAGGCCAGTAGCCCGAGAAAGCGCCGCCGGAGCCGCTCGAGCAGCGGAAGTGCGCGGAGTCGCTCGCGGGAGCGTGGCTCCAGTCCTGCGGCCGATAACCACAGACACAACGGGACAGATGAGCGGAAGTGGTCCGATAGCAAAGAGAGGAGTCGGAACCGCTTCCGGGTTGGCGGCTCGCGCAGTCGGTCCAGATCGAGAGAACGCGAGAAGTTGGCCTGGGCTGATGAGCGGGACCGGGGACACTATGCGGGGTCGCGATCCGATTACTACGACAAGAGAGACGATATCCAAAGGCAAAGACAAGAAGCCTTCATTGCTAGGTAATGTCTCACAGTCTTGGTACACAGTCTGTCTTGGTAGTCAGACTTATACAATCACTAAATGGAAAAGTCCTGTTGAACACGTGATcgtatttctcttttattcagGCGCTtgcaagagcgagagagaatcGGTGAGCTGGGATGTCCTGAGGTCTGGGGCTATTCACCAAGAGTCCGAGACCCCGAGTAAGTATGAGTGAAAGTTTGGATGTGAAATATGCCACCTGCTCTCCAACAGCAGACTGTGTGAGAGCTCTATGTGCTTAATTCAGTGTTGTTTTCCTCCCAACAGCTCAGATGAACACACTCCAGTTGAAGAGGATGTgaagaacagcagctctgagacaAGTTCAGAAGGTGTagtgatttacattttacatttcagtgTAAAATCAGTGTGATTGTTAAagctgtaggttttttttttttttttttttttgcgctagTCCTGAGTGTCACCCTGGGTTTGAAATATGCATTTGAAAAATCCCAGCTTGTCATAGGCCAGCTCTGATGCACCCTAtcatcaaaccaaaaaaaaaagctgtacaaTTTAAAGTGTGCCTTACCACAGAGCTGCTGGCATCATAACATGGAGGAGCCTTTCCCCTTTAACACCTTTCTCTTTTTATTGGTTAGCTCACAGTCAGTCTTACAGACGGCCTCACTCCGCAGACCTGCACAAGCACGGATCCTGAAAGAACTCTTAAACTGTTCCATGGTGATGGCTGATGATCATGGCTGATGAAGTAAATTGATTTAAAGAGTACTGTTGTTGACTccttaatttcttatttacagaggaaaagaagaaaaagaaaaagaaacgaaaatcaaaaaaaaagaaaacccgCAAGCATTCAGAGGACACAGAATCAGAAAGTGACTCAGAAGGTCGGTCTCTTTTGCTTTATTCAACaattaatctgaattttttCTACTCCCAGTATACtgtattacatacagtattgcCAATAGTTACACACTCATACAAGCATGCATAAATCAGTGGAGGGTCTCTCAACTCTAGTCCTGCAAAGTTGAAGAATGTCCTAACCCACAACATGCCATTACCAACTCTTGTAGGATAATTGTTAATAATCAGCTGGTGAGctagatggtgtgtgttgggaaACTTGGAAATGTTTTTGGAGTGGCACTGGAGTTGAGTAACCCCAGTCTAGTGTATTACATGTCAAATGGGGAGCCATTTTTTACTGAGCCTCTGTTTTAATCAGCTCAGtcattatatataaacagtttttttgttgttgttgttgtttacagaAGAggtcaagaagaagaagaaaaagaagaaaagtaaaaagtCAGTAAGAATTTTCTTATTAACGtatgtttttattgtataatttctCTCTTCTAAGACATTGAATTCATCTTATAAAGGCTTGGTAAATAGCTGATAAGATTAATCATGTGTGTTGAAGAAGGTAAAATGCTACACCGTGCAGTGCTGTGGCTCTCTGGACATCCTTTGctctaaataaacacattttcttctaatgtatatttattaccTCAGGAAGAAGTCAAAGAAAAAGAAGGCCAAAAAGAGCCGCAAAGAGTCAAGCAGTTCCAGCAGTGATCAGTCCGCAGAGGAAGATGATGATCTCGGAGAACTGTGGGTGGAGAAAACTCGTCTTGAGGATCATGTGGTTGGACCTGAGGCTCCTCTCACTCACATGGCCCAGGATGATAAACCATTAGAGTGAGTACCCACATTTGTATGTTATTACTCATTAGGTTATTGTTGTACAGTCAACACCTGTACAGTATACTGCTGTTGAATATCATTACTGTCTGGAGTTTAATAAAGTTTTCCTCCCTCTCCCGGCTTTTATAGTTTTGGCCATGCTCTGTTACCCGGTGAAGGTGCTGCCATGGCGGAGTACGTAAAAGCAGGCAAGCGTATTCCAAGGAGAGGTGAAATTGGCCTTACCAGTGAAGAGATTGCTGACTTTGAGAAATCAGGCTATGTGATGAGTGGAAGcaggtatgttttttttttcttttctcaacaAAAgactaacaacacacacatacaaagtaATACACCTAGGCTACATTCCTACAGCAGGCAAAAGTGGCccaaatccatttttttcttctgttagGCTGTTCACACTGTTTTCAGTGTTGCCTATTTCTGATGTTAGTCTGAACAGATCACGCTCCTAAACTGACCTGTATGTGCAAATATGTTTGCGTTCAAGTTTGCTGTAAAAAGGGCATGTTATTCGGCCATGGCCACATCTTGGTTCATGTCCTTGGTTTCTTTCAATTttgcttttaaacttttaactttCTTTTGGCGCTGTATCCAGGTTCTCCTATGGCCACGTTCGGCCATTTCTTTTGAGATCTCTTCAAACACGGAGTAGTTGCGATATGTGCCTTCTAATTTTGCGTGTACAGCAACATCTCCCCAAATGTTGATGAGGTCTGTGACCTCACTATACTGCCACTGAAATCTCCTTCACTGTTATCCTTCATCTTTCCTTTCTGGTTGTGCAAAATTATGACAAATGTCGAGTTGGATTGATGTAAAAGTCACATAAATTCCGATCTGCCTGTTCAGACAGAGGTCATGTTGCCATGTATTGGATACATATCAGATTTCAGTACCACATGAAAGAGGCCCAAATCAGAATTGAAAATGTTagattcagtgtgtttttttttgctattcacAGAGTCCTGCAAGTAACAAATCTATGGCATATTTGAAGAAAAAGATTGGATTTGGGCCACTTTTGCCTGCTATGTTAATGCAGCCCTAGATGAAGAGCTGATGTATAAATACACGTAACAGTGCATAAAGCCAGGGCCACCTTTACCGCATGTGTCCTAACTAGGCAACGATCTAGGGTGGCACTTTCTt contains:
- the zbtb33 gene encoding transcriptional regulator Kaiso isoform X1; its protein translation is MGDVLRLLLVIQRVAAFLQLQQQTFCCLLPQTGIVFCITSKTEAWIQTLRTAGMSKLKLISVTDTQFPVSLLEAISEQRNNGLFCDVTIIVQDRKFRAHKTMLSASSTYFRQLFSVAGQVIELNFIKAEIFEEVLNYIYTSKIHRIRSDKLEDLISAGQILGVKFIANLATPLSQVKGLPGLSKEGDPSNVNATEKNETGVENMPIITESFSLSAEEFKMVSGSVDRDDPDSDDVLFVSEVEAPKAQKTKQSQVIDLDVEEGPEPKRQKGTNEEELNPERGKAQYEESKLPSEGEVPKKFQDKPQAHAIPAAVTMSPNTSDAVMVSDARSQSAQSAPSTPADVNSLTPDALNTTLPLEPSEVLGVQKKKVLLEQSPNRPGKIRLSDVRPTFSTNNGTRLDAALTKKTITLDKASEIDSLSSGCKVYANIGENTYDIVPVKEYSGEGETRPSPGRKSQTSVHGASNLTTSSPRGKKKGKADQEDHYELIMDGKTFYVCVVCKRPYVCLTSLRRHFNTHSWERKYPCRYCDKVFALAEYRTKHEITHTGERRYQCLLCNEMFLNYQLLSSHCKQMHNQDPSGRKEKDDTDNNLYRLLPCKTLQFKPYSFVSGETGGIPIINEDGIVHHVNPGRSHFANQELQSSQSKMLNWDDIFVEPDAHNRPGAHARPGPPPRPANQMNVENTTEFEFVIPETY
- the nkap gene encoding NF-kappa-B-activating protein, whose protein sequence is MPELSGKYSEASSPRKRRRSRSSSGSARSRSRERGSSPAADNHRHNGTDERKWSDSKERSRNRFRVGGSRSRSRSREREKLAWADERDRGHYAGSRSDYYDKRDDIQRQRQEAFIARRLQERERIGELGCPEVWGYSPRVRDPDSDEHTPVEEDVKNSSSETSSEEEKKKKKKKRKSKKKKTRKHSEDTESESDSEEEVKKKKKKKKSKKKKSKKKKAKKSRKESSSSSSDQSAEEDDDLGELWVEKTRLEDHVVGPEAPLTHMAQDDKPLDFGHALLPGEGAAMAEYVKAGKRIPRRGEIGLTSEEIADFEKSGYVMSGSRHRRMEAVRLRKENQIYSADEKRALASFNQEERRKRESKILSSFREMVYRKTKGKEEK
- the zbtb33 gene encoding transcriptional regulator Kaiso isoform X2; translated protein: MSKLKLISVTDTQFPVSLLEAISEQRNNGLFCDVTIIVQDRKFRAHKTMLSASSTYFRQLFSVAGQVIELNFIKAEIFEEVLNYIYTSKIHRIRSDKLEDLISAGQILGVKFIANLATPLSQVKGLPGLSKEGDPSNVNATEKNETGVENMPIITESFSLSAEEFKMVSGSVDRDDPDSDDVLFVSEVEAPKAQKTKQSQVIDLDVEEGPEPKRQKGTNEEELNPERGKAQYEESKLPSEGEVPKKFQDKPQAHAIPAAVTMSPNTSDAVMVSDARSQSAQSAPSTPADVNSLTPDALNTTLPLEPSEVLGVQKKKVLLEQSPNRPGKIRLSDVRPTFSTNNGTRLDAALTKKTITLDKASEIDSLSSGCKVYANIGENTYDIVPVKEYSGEGETRPSPGRKSQTSVHGASNLTTSSPRGKKKGKADQEDHYELIMDGKTFYVCVVCKRPYVCLTSLRRHFNTHSWERKYPCRYCDKVFALAEYRTKHEITHTGERRYQCLLCNEMFLNYQLLSSHCKQMHNQDPSGRKEKDDTDNNLYRLLPCKTLQFKPYSFVSGETGGIPIINEDGIVHHVNPGRSHFANQELQSSQSKMLNWDDIFVEPDAHNRPGAHARPGPPPRPANQMNVENTTEFEFVIPETY